One window of Schistocerca cancellata isolate TAMUIC-IGC-003103 chromosome 9, iqSchCanc2.1, whole genome shotgun sequence genomic DNA carries:
- the LOC126100508 gene encoding uncharacterized protein LOC126100508: MEQDISATSTPRRTTSLVWKYFTKLGKKGKCRYCPQIISCSTGSSSNLKRHLKSKHPTAYLEMYVSGNRSRSPSTDAEIQEMISHETSSLMSASVSDEVQPRNKKNRSKEPLLDDARGASQYANSITDSATMSAEDIFCKFVASELRQMCCEVRQETKANIMLALTEGMRKQSALSHKTVSQNGCQNSSSTLSTPGPSTAHRLVSTVQASPATITPKEDVTYFQSSQDIVYTTYSDAL, translated from the exons TGGAGCAGGATATATCAGCCACATCGACTCCACGAAGAACCACAAGCCTTGTATGGAAATATTTTACCAAacttggaaaaaaaggaaaatgccGTTATTGCCCACAGATAATTTCCTGTTCTACTGGGTCCTCATCAAACCTAAAAAGACATCTCAAATCGAAGCATCCAACAGCGTATTTGGAAATGTATGTGTCAGGAAATCGCTCACGTTCGCCATCAACTGATGCAGAAATTCAAGAGATGATTTCTCACGAAACGTCTTCACTGATGTCTGCTTCTGTCTCAGATGAA GTGCAGCCTCGAAATAAGAAGAACCGCAGCAAAGAACCTTTGCTCGATGACGCACGAGGAGCATCACAATACGCTAATAGCATCACAGACAGTGCCACTATGAGTGCTGAAGatatattttgcaaatttgttGCATCCGAACTGCGGCAAATGTGCTGTGAAGTACGCCAGGAAACAAAGGCCAATATTATGTTGGCATTAACGGAGGGAATGCGGAAGCAGTCAGCTCTGAGCCACAAGACCGTCTCACAAAACGGCTGTCAAAATTCATCGTCTACTCTCTCCACACCTGGTCCAAGTACAGCCCACAGATTGGTCTCTACAGTTCAAGCTTCACCTGCAACAATAACACCTAAAGAAGACGTAACCTACTTCCAGTCATCACAGGATATTGTATATACGAcatattctgatgcactgtaa